In Rosa rugosa chromosome 4, drRosRugo1.1, whole genome shotgun sequence, the genomic stretch GGAAATATCATATTCAATGAAAGTATTAACACGAGTTAATGGAAGATATTCACCAACAacaaggccccgtttgggattgcttcgcttttaaaaaaatcagcttttgtctaaagttttagattttattgtatttggtaaataaataaaaaacaactttaattgaaaattatagatcactggcagcagattttagaagcaaccCAAATGGTGCTTTTAGAAGCTACTTTCAATTAAAACACGCTCTGAAGCTGTTTTATGTACTGTCAACACTtttaaaagtattatttaccaaacacgaacatgttttaatttacagttgattattctcacaacacaacaGCAACAGTTTATTTAAAAAGTCAcatcaatcccaaactagccctaaagCATCCTTCACGAAGGGGTTAGCTTTTTTTAATTGAGCAGAGTTGCATCTGCTTAttgtttcttttggtttttagatCACTTCATATCTGAATGTACAACTTCGTATTCCAAAACTACATGGTGATGGATGTAAGTTATGGGGATATGGATGTTTATTTTGTTCAATTCAAatgcaaaaaaataaataaaaaactgcAAAGTTTTAGAACTATTATCTGATAAACAACACTAGTTTAAGGCACCACAACTACAGGTGATCAGgctattttgtatttttgtttgcTTTGACAAATACTGGACTCCACATTGTGTCACAGACCATACAATAACCCATATTCTGTACTGTAATGATGTGTTCTCTATCAATGAATTCTAACAAAGGACTTCTTTTATTGATTGAAACTTAAGTGTCCATGTTCTgaaaaaattcaccaaacaTCACAGACTGCTTCCAGTAATAAAATACAGCGTTCTGAAACGTTTAAACGTTTCAAAATCAGAAAGGAAAAATGCTCTCAGTGTACAACAGAATACGCCACATCACTTCAGCTTAGTAAAGAGCTTTGGTGCAACCTGCATTGGAGAATGTTTTAGCTGAAGATACAAGAGTATAAATATGTCGGTCTCAATATAATTTCAAAGCAATACTTACACATTTGTCTACACAAGACCAGTAGTCAAAATATTGTCCAGTACAATGCTTGTGGCCGCTATCGTCACCTTCGATCCTCTTAACACATGCCTGTAACAAATTATGATGAAATTCACAGTATATATGAGGTATACACATTACAGTTGATGATTACACCATCTAACTTGCTAACCCTTCTATATTTCTCTAACATTTTGGGTGAATCATTAGTCAATTTCCAGTAAACATAGAAACACACTTGGTAcagttaaagaaaaaaataaaataaaatctccAATAAATTGTTTCAGAATAAAAGACCTCGTGCCTCAGACTGACCAAAGGAAAACATACTACATCAATCACCTCAACCACCAGAGCTTCAGTGACTATCTCTTTTGTTTGTATATTTCATTATGAATAGAACTTATCATGTCCCTATGCTGAGGTTATAAGTCTTGAATATTGCACTACTAGATCCGTattcaaataaacaaaaaaaccaaagaaaaagaaaaagcatgTTCTTCAACCAGACAAAGAATACCACACCTCCAGGTCTAATTATGCAAAGGATCAATCATGAGTATTCTATGTCTTTCATGCCTACCTGATGTGGCATCATTTTATGCTTCAGTTTAATTCTACTACTTTGACTATCCTTATTGTCATCACCTGGGATGTAGGTTACATTGCAACCACAGTGAAGCAACAAGAAAAGACTGGTCTAATGGTTTGTTCATGAAATATGGGACTGAACAGAGTTAGTTGCTCAAATGAAGGAGAATTATCATTTTTATGTCATATTTATAGAGATgaattgaagatgaagcaaatCAAGCTATATAGCATTGAAACAATGATCCTTTGTTgccagctatatatatatatatatatatatatatatatatatatatatactgcagacgtccgcagtttttcttaggtacggattttaggttttgacccacttttcgatcaaattttcacatcttaaccgttcgtgtacattgttgtaaattacagttttggatgccttaacgatcaccaatttggctgaaattttgcagaggtgatctatacattatgacctaaaaactgaacggttaagatgtgaaaatatgatcgaaaagtgggtcaaaactggaaatccgtaccttttttcttaggtgcggatatccgcacctgagcaaagttatatatatatatatatatctatatatatatatataacttttccAGGTTATGGATGAGATGAGATGTCATCTCTGGTTGCATAATAAACAACTAACAGACCTTTGAGACAGTGATGTGGTTGGAGGGACAGGTGAAAGGAGACATAACACAAACAGGACCCAAAAACATTACTCTTTACTTTGAAATGGTTTACAGAGTCTGTTAGCAAACTTGTTTCAAACATAGGCAATGGGACAACTAACTTTTGCTATGTCCATATGGATGATTTAAAAGATACCAGCCACAGAGATGCAGATGTACTTGAACAATAGTTTGTCTTCTAAAATAGTAGTTTATCTTTAACTGGCCAACAATATGAAGTACAAATTTCCAAAATGCTGCAAAATACCTGATATTGGAGAAATGGTTTGACACATTTCGGCTTGCAGGAGTCTTCAAGGTACTTCTTCTGATCAACAGGTTCCTCGTCCGCCCTAAATATTTTAAGAATAAATAATGAGTGAAAAAAAACTTACACCCATACAAGTATGCATGCTAACCTATGAGGCACAGACAAGGATGCAGGATGTGATATGACATGAAGTGTTGAATAACATTGCAACAATCATTTCCACTGATTTAATGATTCTACACAAAATCAAACATGAAAGATTCAACATGCCATacgttataaaaaaaaaaaacaaaaagattctTTGTCATCTTTCAAGACACCATGCAAAATTAAAGAACCATAGGTTCATGGATTCCACACAAAATACATCACAAAATGTTTAAATGGTAGGATTAAAGATGTAACAAATTATGATTcgcctcctcttcttctctagTTCTTTGTCTTGAATGGAGGCTGAACCCTAGCTTCCTTCTTGATTTCACGATGTTGAACAAATGTAGGCCAGAgcgtgttttttgtttttactctTAACACATGTTTTAAAAGTATCTAGCATACCTCTGTTAACCAAAACATCTCCTGCTGTATCTTCAGTGTAAAGTCAAAATTACTGAACACTCAAGTTATACTCTATTTGGAGTATCTGATACATATCCATGCCATATCTGTATCAGATGTAGCAAAGACAATTGGATGACAAATTTTTTGGCGTATCCATGAATCACAGATGCCTACAAGACAAGGGATACGCCAAACAGCAATATGCAGGAGGGCATTACAAATAAAGCCAGATGGAGCATTGAGGAATCCAAAGCCATATTTTCACTAGAGATAGAAACCTATCTACCAGTACAGACTGTGATTATGGAACAATACCATCATATGTGGTATCAAAATTTATAAATgacatttcaagtttcaactctgctaaaatttcatattaaaaGTACTATAAcattgaaaatcacaaagtaAAGCATATATGTTTGCCCTTTTCAGGAACAGTAGACAAAATTAGTGCATCAACCCAATGGTTAACTAATAGTGTAACTGAAAAGACAGTTAATAGCTATCTGCTACTATGAGGGGTTAATGTTTGTAGGTAGAATCAGGGAGCAGAACCTAAGTAGTCACCAGCACTTTGTAATTTGTATTATCATGTCATCAATCAGCAATGCCAACTAGTAATTCACATGTCACTTTTTATCAcccaataacaaaaacaaatgtCACTTGAAGAATAGGCTTGGCTATAAAGTTAACAAATTAGAAGACCAAGAGCTGATATCCACTTCAAAGTTACTTGATAAATTAGCGTACCAAAGCTCAATGGTATACGTCATTCTACGGCAATCTCTATTCATACAAAGAACTTACCTTGCTGTAAAAATCCACCACTCCAGATGATAAAACTTGGTTTTCTTACTAAAAGAATGGTCATTTAATTTGGCGTCTTTTGCTTATCTAACATTTCTGACTTCGTAGAGCATTCCCTTTCTGACTTCTTTCAAATGTACACAAGATCAAAGTCATTTCCTACCTTAGACGGAAACAATAATGGGTTGTGGTGGTGCTACCTCATAGTTTTCACCTATTGTAAAACCGGGAATGAAGAGTCATGTATATCAAATCAATTTAAGCTCTATCCCACTCTTTAAACGGAGGCACTAATCTAAGGAAAGCGGTGAAAGCAATAATTTGGTGCATTTTCGGAAAGTGAAGAAGACAAGAGATATTCAGTAAAATAAATTTAGAGGTGAAGCTGGATTGTAACTCTAAAGGTGCCGAGAAGCAAGGCTCAACACCAGTAGGTTGAGTAATATAACCACATGTTAAGGACATTCAAGAAGACCAGCAACTCGGGAAGCTTCCTATATGACGCAGTGAGATAATGTTGCTGGGCTTTGGGTTTGGAGGTACCAGACATTAAATCAAATCACACATTAAACAACTGAGGATGCTGGAAATCCTAACATACTATTACAAACATTAATGTCGAAGGCTTGTGGGCATTATTTGCGATCTTCCCAAAAAATTAATGGACCCCTTCTGTATGGGAGTACCTTTCTCTCcctctatctatctatctatttacacacacacacatattacgGAATGCAAACAAAATTTAGAAGTTTGTACACCGAAGCCATATATGACAAATATGttaacaataaaacaaaactaCAACACTTACATTAGCAAAGATACCGATAGAAGCTGAGAAGACACAAAACTCGGTACGAAGGAGCCTCCAAGCTACCTGACTGCATCAAGCAAACAACAACAAAGTTACTCTAAAACACACTAAATTggaaatgaaaagaagaaaacaaaaaagtagTCCACATTACTACAGAAAAATAGCAGAAAATAAAACACCACCAtacaaaatatcaaaaaaaaaaaaaaaaaaaaaaccctagcacCATGTAGGGAATTACTGAAACCAGAAATACAGTAGTGAAAAAGACCAGCAATGATTGCTAGAACTAGATCTTCAAGAAACGATTAAGCTTAGTTGAATTAAGAATCTACCATTTTCAGTAGATTATGATAATAAGATCAATAGAATCTGAAGcgaaaaaaaccaaaaatataGAATCTATAAGGGCAAGGCAGGTTTCTAAGCACCAAACATTCACAGAAAGTAATTGAAGGCGTGTAGAAGAAAACCCAATGAATAGATCAGAAACTTGAATcaatcaaaaacaaacaaccgTAGATTTGTAAAACTTAACACTGTGTTAATTTAACTCTAACCAGCAATCAATTAAATTCTTCAGTAATGAAATTGAATCCATATAacagaggagaggagaggagaggagaggagagagtcTTACGAAATCGTGGACTTGGGCAAAGAAAACAGTAGAGCGGACAATCTAACCCTCGCGAATGGAGAAGAACAGCGTCTTTATAGGTCGCGTActcgggttttttttttttttttaatgatattGGCAAAAACGACGTTTTTTAGGACGTCAGTTCccaacagaaaaaataaataaataaaatttagaCAAAAAGAAGTCTTCTTTTTCAGTCTTCACTCGAACAAACCGGTTGGGCCGAGTTAATTGGTGGTTCAAATAGGCCGCACAGCCACTTGACCTTAAGCGTTTTTGCTATTTTAAGAAATCTCTTGTGGGATTCACTTTGTCATTACATATCAGTTTTtagtaggggtgggcgcggttcgGTGCGGGTCGGTGTTAGGCcaaaaccgcaaccgaaccgcttcATTCGG encodes the following:
- the LOC133706820 gene encoding cytochrome b-c1 complex subunit 6-1, mitochondrial, which translates into the protein MADEEPVDQKKYLEDSCKPKCVKPFLQYQACVKRIEGDDSGHKHCTGQYFDYWSCVDKCVAPKLFTKLK